A single Macaca mulatta isolate MMU2019108-1 chromosome 15, T2T-MMU8v2.0, whole genome shotgun sequence DNA region contains:
- the SPATA31F1 gene encoding protein SPATA31F1 isoform X2, with product MLSMSSMSLDECLEFRSWHTRELALASVTPTLSQLTDQKSLTQSAAQSTYADGIQDYWADHLQLGQEFQVPDVLRGPNTMASLRFEEPRAPLNQEMMQSNPSLVQGNQGQHHLNSQDSLLSPNPETLNPTHPMALHMVLPAHLPFLSPEVLRLLEVHVKKWVHFQRWGLPRRVEESLRQLMPNPPLYYQSGNDQPVSFNLNNISQVSLRGFETISLQTWCSCVAGQPIQTFWVSEWSTMNPEQRHHCQQSPNPMALALPSPAFKALSSPHSLSGGQDNDSGSDLQQKYSQLFCGLPSLHSESLVATFMGSQGLPKNGKVPKPPMKDPFLFNKLSFPQLLPKTSPQSAPHSSPLSPNWVSPSDHQQAQINVPFLTLAECEALEWHLLQRQLQLQWGWPAALQRSQHTQCFMQHEPCCKAQSPETMTTSQPGKSISVLTRELLFFPEHARKLLEFHIQKQLIHHRWGLPQKIQQSIHLLLTSTNQQTVSYSSTALANVSIPQPVALEANGACDVLSPTVAPVSIPMPHLLTQAKAILQNHMDSKCGQIHQGKIPACVHRSRDCRIPGVLAVAPLPCIPESQVLELQAASDPDLHHKVMPWMPTTLDQQQQFLPGTVTQHPKLLRVLSVEAIEKLETTLRHKYLAFLSGLPALYYVALSRALAPAVTSQSVITEMVPAPVEIPAEPLTQMVSFEEQCISLGPCPQGNNETCTDVAKEFQSVVPVKGTTETLPLESQTQPASPHSLQTHILTKLNFHLRKKALEIQWGIPIKARESREQTAAAPENISTQKSLENLNHQGEALLQELPIPPDTLPAPNPEWVHLKEQLANDLKAVQQNQKQSSSKAVPHGSAHWVSKISQPSGDMTETHMLCVRVEASVNKPSTEEPWGPEPQSPDKSKDPAHVPMLAGKREDPEETKAARDHREGDEGFGHSSTREERCPAEDQRPAGMLPNQTPRGFWRWSRSFHLADPCQHSSQHHPQLKLPQLPPRFPGEKESDNDLQDNQTELNVILESATIPENAQTVVPRASQSQPFLSQPTQCKPLQGQTLQGQVLHGQVMPAHAQKKPSLPESSLRNKIKSFLQRINPKTKGKGHEDSMFSAAKVAKTRKENVVKSLAPAKSPVGRSKTEKPTGYSKAQSCPSEKLVGPAFLDGPQSLDNKLWLHSRQAGSASAPGHPRHCPRHCPREACATKPGYPP from the coding sequence ATGCTGTCTATGTCTAGTATGTCTTTGGATGAGTGTCTGGAGTTTCGTTCCTGGCACACCAGAGAGCTTGCACTGGCATCTGTAACTCCAACACTGTCACAATTAACGGATCAAAAATCTTTAACCCAGTCAGCTGCCCAGTCAACGTATGCAGATGGCATACAAGATTACTGGGCTGATCACCTCCAGCTAGGGCAGGAATTTCAAGTGCCAGATGTGCTCCGAGGCCCAAACACGATGGCTTCTTTAAGATTTGAGGAGCCAAGGGCTCCACTGAACCAGGAGATGATGCAAAGCAACCCCAGCCTTGTCCAGGGAAACCAAGGCCAGCATCACTTGAATTCCCAGGACTCCTTGCTGTCTCCGAACCCAGAAACCCTGAACCCGACGCATCCGATGGCCTTGCATATGGTCCTCCCTGCCCACCTGCCATTTCTCAGTCCTGAAGTGCTGAGGCTTCTTGAGGTACATGTTAAAAAATGGGTGCATTTCCAGAGGTGGGGGCTCCCCAGACGAGTGGAGGAGTCCCTGAGGCAGCTAATGCCAAATCCACCATTGTATTACCAATCTGGAAATGACCAGCCAGTTTCTTTCAACCTGAATAATATTTCTCAGGTCTCTCTTCGTGGATTTGAGACCATTTCCCTCCAGACCTGGTGTTCATGTGTGGCTGGCCAGCCCATCCAGACCTTCTGGGTTTCTGAATGGTCCACTATGAACCCAGAACAAAGACACCACTGTCAGCAAAGCCCAAACCCTATGGCTCTAGCCTTGCCCTCTCCAGCCTTTAAAGCTCTAAGTAGCCCCCATTCACTGTCTGGGGGACAAGATAATGACTCAGGGAGTGATCTCCAGCAGAAATACAGCCAGCTATTCTGTGGGCTCCCTTCTCTGCACAGTGAGTCCCTGGTTGCCACTTTCATGGGATCTCAAGGCCTCCCCAAGAATGGAAAAGTGCCCAAGCCCCCCATGAAGGATCCTTTTCTCTTCAACAAGCTCTCCTTCCCCCAACTGCTCCCTAAAACTTCACCCCAGTCAGCCCCACACTCTTCCCCACTTTCCCCAAATTGGGTGTCTCCATCTGACCATCAACAAGCTCAGATCAATGTCCCATTTCTAACTCTGGCCGAGTGTGAAGCCTTGGAGTGGCACCTGCTACAGAGGCAACTCCAGCTTCAGTGGGGCTGGCCAGCTGCCCTCCAGAGGTCTCAGCACACCCAGTGCTTCATGCAGCATGAGCCCTGTTGCAAAGCTCAGTCTCCTGAGACCATGACAACTTCCCAGCCAGGGAAGTCCATCTCAGTGCTCACCAGGGAGCTACTCTTCTTCCCGGAGCATGCCCGGAAGCTGCTGGAATTCCACATCCAGAAACAGTTGATTCACCATCGCTGGGGCCTGCCTCAGAAGATCCAGCAGTCCATCCATTTGCTCCTTACCTCCACTAACCAACAGACTGTGTCCTACAGCAGCACAGCCCTAGCCAATGTGAGCATCCCCCAGCCTGTAGCCCTAGAAGCCAACGGGGCTTGTGATGTGCTGTCACCCACTGTGGCCCCAGTGTCCATCCCCATGCCACACTTGTTAACCCAGGCCAAGGCAATATTGCAGAACCACATGGACTCCAAATGTGGACAGATCCACCAGGGCAAGATCCCTGCCTGTGTACATAGGTCCAGGGACTGCAGAATTCCTGGGGTCCTGGCAGTGGCTCCTTTACCCTGCATTCCCGAAAGCCAGGTCCTGGAACTGCAGGCAGCAAGTGACCCAGACCTACATCACAAAGTTATGCCCTGGATGCCAACGACCCTTGATCAGCAGCAACAGTTCTTACCAGGTACTGTCACTCAACACCCTAAGCTGCTCCGAGTCTTGTCCGTGGAAGCCATTGAGAAACTGGAGACAACTTTACGGCACAAGTATCTGGCCTTCCTGTCGGGTCTCCCTGCTCTGTATTATGTGGCGCTCTCCAGGGCCCTGGCCCCGGCAGTCACTAGCCAATCTGTCATCACAGAGATGGTGCCTGCGCCTGTGGAAATCCCAGCAGAGCCTCTGACTCAGATGGTTTCATTTGAAGAACAGTGTATAAGCCTTGGGCCGTGCCCTCAAGGCAACAATGAGACTTGTACAGACGTTGCAAAAGAATTCCAGTCTGTAGTGCCGGTAAAAGGAACAACGGAGACGCTGCCTCTAGAAAGCCAGACACAACCTGCTAGCCCCCACTCACTCCAGACACATATCTTGACCAAACTAAACTTCCACCTGAGAAAAAAGGCCCTAGAGATACAATGGGGAATTCCCATTAAGGCAAGGGAGTCCAGGGAACAAACTGCTGCAGCACCAGAGAATATATCCACACAGAAGTCTCTTGAAAATCTAAACCACCAAGGGGAGGCATTGCTCCAAGAACTGCCCATCCCACCAGACACTCTTCCTGCCCCTAATCCAGAATGGGTTCACCTTAAGGAACAGCTGGCCAATGACTTGAAGGCAGTGCAGCAGAACCAAAAGCAATCTAGTTCCAAAGCAGTACCCCATGGTTCTGCCCACTGGGTCTCCAAGATCTCACAACCCAGTGGGGACATGACAGAGACCCACATGCTTTGTGTTCGGGTGGAGGCCAGTGTGAACAAGCCCAGCACGGAGGAACCCTGGGGCCCTGAGCCCCAAAGCCCTGACAAGAGCAAGGACCCAGCCCATGTCCCCATGctagcaggaaagagagaggacCCAGAGGAAACCAAAGCAGCCAGGGACCATAGAGAAGGGGATGAGGGGTTTGGGCACTCCTCAACCAGAGAAGAAAGATGCCCTGCTGAAGACCAGAGGCCAGCAGGGATGCTTCCAAACCAGACACCCCGAGGCTTCTGGAGATGGAGCCGTAGCTTTCATCTCGCTGATCCCTGTCAACACAGCTCCCAGCATCACCCTCAGCTTAAGCTCCCACAGCTACCTCCACGATTCCCTGGGGAGAAAGAATCTGACAATGACCTACAAGACAATCAAACCGAGCTAAATGTCATCCTTGAATCAGCGACAATTCCTGAGAATGCCCAGACTGTGGTACCCCGGGCTTCACAGAGTCAGCCTTTCCTGAGCCAACCAACTCAGTGTAAGCCCTTGCAGGGCCAAACTTTGCAAGGCCAGGTTTTACATGGGCAGGTGATGCCAGCCCATGCACAAAAGAAGCCCAGCCTTCCAGAGTCTAgcttgagaaataaaattaaatcttttCTGCAGCGTATTAACCCCAAGACAAAAGGCAAAGGGCATGAGGACTCCATGTTCTCAGCTGCAAAAGTggccaaaaccagaaaagaaaatgttgtaaaGAGCCTGGCTCCAGCCAAGAGCCCTGTGGGGAGAAGTAAGACAGAGAAGCCAACAGGGTACTCCAAGGCCCAATCTTGTCCTTCTGAGAAGCTGGTGGGCCCAGCCTTCTTGGATGGTCCCCAGTCTCTAGACAATAAGCTCTGGCTACACTCCAGACAAGCTGGCTCTGCCTCAGCCCCGGGCCACCCCCGCCACTGCCCTCGTCACTGTCCTCGAGAGGCTTGTGCCACCAAACCAGGGTACCCACCCTAG
- the SPATA31F1 gene encoding protein SPATA31F1 isoform X1 has product MLSPTFVLWDVGYPLYTYGSIFIIILIIWQVKRSHHELSSEPKRSCCRCHQKVRQRARGAASTVRRRSQEEAEKPQKLLSIIKSQGWLPPEGSVRRILCADPCCQICNSVALEIQQLLAGENNQISLTLSGPLQGSSCLEMLSMSSMSLDECLEFRSWHTRELALASVTPTLSQLTDQKSLTQSAAQSTYADGIQDYWADHLQLGQEFQVPDVLRGPNTMASLRFEEPRAPLNQEMMQSNPSLVQGNQGQHHLNSQDSLLSPNPETLNPTHPMALHMVLPAHLPFLSPEVLRLLEVHVKKWVHFQRWGLPRRVEESLRQLMPNPPLYYQSGNDQPVSFNLNNISQVSLRGFETISLQTWCSCVAGQPIQTFWVSEWSTMNPEQRHHCQQSPNPMALALPSPAFKALSSPHSLSGGQDNDSGSDLQQKYSQLFCGLPSLHSESLVATFMGSQGLPKNGKVPKPPMKDPFLFNKLSFPQLLPKTSPQSAPHSSPLSPNWVSPSDHQQAQINVPFLTLAECEALEWHLLQRQLQLQWGWPAALQRSQHTQCFMQHEPCCKAQSPETMTTSQPGKSISVLTRELLFFPEHARKLLEFHIQKQLIHHRWGLPQKIQQSIHLLLTSTNQQTVSYSSTALANVSIPQPVALEANGACDVLSPTVAPVSIPMPHLLTQAKAILQNHMDSKCGQIHQGKIPACVHRSRDCRIPGVLAVAPLPCIPESQVLELQAASDPDLHHKVMPWMPTTLDQQQQFLPGTVTQHPKLLRVLSVEAIEKLETTLRHKYLAFLSGLPALYYVALSRALAPAVTSQSVITEMVPAPVEIPAEPLTQMVSFEEQCISLGPCPQGNNETCTDVAKEFQSVVPVKGTTETLPLESQTQPASPHSLQTHILTKLNFHLRKKALEIQWGIPIKARESREQTAAAPENISTQKSLENLNHQGEALLQELPIPPDTLPAPNPEWVHLKEQLANDLKAVQQNQKQSSSKAVPHGSAHWVSKISQPSGDMTETHMLCVRVEASVNKPSTEEPWGPEPQSPDKSKDPAHVPMLAGKREDPEETKAARDHREGDEGFGHSSTREERCPAEDQRPAGMLPNQTPRGFWRWSRSFHLADPCQHSSQHHPQLKLPQLPPRFPGEKESDNDLQDNQTELNVILESATIPENAQTVVPRASQSQPFLSQPTQCKPLQGQTLQGQVLHGQVMPAHAQKKPSLPESSLRNKIKSFLQRINPKTKGKGHEDSMFSAAKVAKTRKENVVKSLAPAKSPVGRSKTEKPTGYSKAQSCPSEKLVGPAFLDGPQSLDNKLWLHSRQAGSASAPGHPRHCPRHCPREACATKPGYPP; this is encoded by the exons ATGTTGAGTCCTACTTTTGTTCTGTGGGATGTTGGATATCCCTTATACACCTATGGCTCCATCTTCATCATTATTCTAATCATCTGGCAAGTGAAAAGGAGCCACCATGAATTGAGTTCGGAACCTAAAAGGAGCTGCTGCCGG tgTCACCAAAAAGTCAGGCAAAGAGCTAGAGGTGCAGCATCAACAG TTAGGAGACGTTCCCAGGAAGAAGCTGAGAAGCCACAGAAGCTGCTCTCCATCATTAAAAG CCAGGGCTGGCTTCCTCCGGAGGGAAGTGTGCGGCGAATCCTGTGTGCAGATCCCTGCTGCCAAATCTGCAATTCTGTGGCTCTCGAGATTCAGCAATTGCTGGCGGGTGAGAACAACCAGATCTCCCTGACTTTATCAGGGCCATTGCAGGGCTCCTCTTGCCTAGAGATGCTGTCTATGTCTAGTATGTCTTTGGATGAGTGTCTGGAGTTTCGTTCCTGGCACACCAGAGAGCTTGCACTGGCATCTGTAACTCCAACACTGTCACAATTAACGGATCAAAAATCTTTAACCCAGTCAGCTGCCCAGTCAACGTATGCAGATGGCATACAAGATTACTGGGCTGATCACCTCCAGCTAGGGCAGGAATTTCAAGTGCCAGATGTGCTCCGAGGCCCAAACACGATGGCTTCTTTAAGATTTGAGGAGCCAAGGGCTCCACTGAACCAGGAGATGATGCAAAGCAACCCCAGCCTTGTCCAGGGAAACCAAGGCCAGCATCACTTGAATTCCCAGGACTCCTTGCTGTCTCCGAACCCAGAAACCCTGAACCCGACGCATCCGATGGCCTTGCATATGGTCCTCCCTGCCCACCTGCCATTTCTCAGTCCTGAAGTGCTGAGGCTTCTTGAGGTACATGTTAAAAAATGGGTGCATTTCCAGAGGTGGGGGCTCCCCAGACGAGTGGAGGAGTCCCTGAGGCAGCTAATGCCAAATCCACCATTGTATTACCAATCTGGAAATGACCAGCCAGTTTCTTTCAACCTGAATAATATTTCTCAGGTCTCTCTTCGTGGATTTGAGACCATTTCCCTCCAGACCTGGTGTTCATGTGTGGCTGGCCAGCCCATCCAGACCTTCTGGGTTTCTGAATGGTCCACTATGAACCCAGAACAAAGACACCACTGTCAGCAAAGCCCAAACCCTATGGCTCTAGCCTTGCCCTCTCCAGCCTTTAAAGCTCTAAGTAGCCCCCATTCACTGTCTGGGGGACAAGATAATGACTCAGGGAGTGATCTCCAGCAGAAATACAGCCAGCTATTCTGTGGGCTCCCTTCTCTGCACAGTGAGTCCCTGGTTGCCACTTTCATGGGATCTCAAGGCCTCCCCAAGAATGGAAAAGTGCCCAAGCCCCCCATGAAGGATCCTTTTCTCTTCAACAAGCTCTCCTTCCCCCAACTGCTCCCTAAAACTTCACCCCAGTCAGCCCCACACTCTTCCCCACTTTCCCCAAATTGGGTGTCTCCATCTGACCATCAACAAGCTCAGATCAATGTCCCATTTCTAACTCTGGCCGAGTGTGAAGCCTTGGAGTGGCACCTGCTACAGAGGCAACTCCAGCTTCAGTGGGGCTGGCCAGCTGCCCTCCAGAGGTCTCAGCACACCCAGTGCTTCATGCAGCATGAGCCCTGTTGCAAAGCTCAGTCTCCTGAGACCATGACAACTTCCCAGCCAGGGAAGTCCATCTCAGTGCTCACCAGGGAGCTACTCTTCTTCCCGGAGCATGCCCGGAAGCTGCTGGAATTCCACATCCAGAAACAGTTGATTCACCATCGCTGGGGCCTGCCTCAGAAGATCCAGCAGTCCATCCATTTGCTCCTTACCTCCACTAACCAACAGACTGTGTCCTACAGCAGCACAGCCCTAGCCAATGTGAGCATCCCCCAGCCTGTAGCCCTAGAAGCCAACGGGGCTTGTGATGTGCTGTCACCCACTGTGGCCCCAGTGTCCATCCCCATGCCACACTTGTTAACCCAGGCCAAGGCAATATTGCAGAACCACATGGACTCCAAATGTGGACAGATCCACCAGGGCAAGATCCCTGCCTGTGTACATAGGTCCAGGGACTGCAGAATTCCTGGGGTCCTGGCAGTGGCTCCTTTACCCTGCATTCCCGAAAGCCAGGTCCTGGAACTGCAGGCAGCAAGTGACCCAGACCTACATCACAAAGTTATGCCCTGGATGCCAACGACCCTTGATCAGCAGCAACAGTTCTTACCAGGTACTGTCACTCAACACCCTAAGCTGCTCCGAGTCTTGTCCGTGGAAGCCATTGAGAAACTGGAGACAACTTTACGGCACAAGTATCTGGCCTTCCTGTCGGGTCTCCCTGCTCTGTATTATGTGGCGCTCTCCAGGGCCCTGGCCCCGGCAGTCACTAGCCAATCTGTCATCACAGAGATGGTGCCTGCGCCTGTGGAAATCCCAGCAGAGCCTCTGACTCAGATGGTTTCATTTGAAGAACAGTGTATAAGCCTTGGGCCGTGCCCTCAAGGCAACAATGAGACTTGTACAGACGTTGCAAAAGAATTCCAGTCTGTAGTGCCGGTAAAAGGAACAACGGAGACGCTGCCTCTAGAAAGCCAGACACAACCTGCTAGCCCCCACTCACTCCAGACACATATCTTGACCAAACTAAACTTCCACCTGAGAAAAAAGGCCCTAGAGATACAATGGGGAATTCCCATTAAGGCAAGGGAGTCCAGGGAACAAACTGCTGCAGCACCAGAGAATATATCCACACAGAAGTCTCTTGAAAATCTAAACCACCAAGGGGAGGCATTGCTCCAAGAACTGCCCATCCCACCAGACACTCTTCCTGCCCCTAATCCAGAATGGGTTCACCTTAAGGAACAGCTGGCCAATGACTTGAAGGCAGTGCAGCAGAACCAAAAGCAATCTAGTTCCAAAGCAGTACCCCATGGTTCTGCCCACTGGGTCTCCAAGATCTCACAACCCAGTGGGGACATGACAGAGACCCACATGCTTTGTGTTCGGGTGGAGGCCAGTGTGAACAAGCCCAGCACGGAGGAACCCTGGGGCCCTGAGCCCCAAAGCCCTGACAAGAGCAAGGACCCAGCCCATGTCCCCATGctagcaggaaagagagaggacCCAGAGGAAACCAAAGCAGCCAGGGACCATAGAGAAGGGGATGAGGGGTTTGGGCACTCCTCAACCAGAGAAGAAAGATGCCCTGCTGAAGACCAGAGGCCAGCAGGGATGCTTCCAAACCAGACACCCCGAGGCTTCTGGAGATGGAGCCGTAGCTTTCATCTCGCTGATCCCTGTCAACACAGCTCCCAGCATCACCCTCAGCTTAAGCTCCCACAGCTACCTCCACGATTCCCTGGGGAGAAAGAATCTGACAATGACCTACAAGACAATCAAACCGAGCTAAATGTCATCCTTGAATCAGCGACAATTCCTGAGAATGCCCAGACTGTGGTACCCCGGGCTTCACAGAGTCAGCCTTTCCTGAGCCAACCAACTCAGTGTAAGCCCTTGCAGGGCCAAACTTTGCAAGGCCAGGTTTTACATGGGCAGGTGATGCCAGCCCATGCACAAAAGAAGCCCAGCCTTCCAGAGTCTAgcttgagaaataaaattaaatcttttCTGCAGCGTATTAACCCCAAGACAAAAGGCAAAGGGCATGAGGACTCCATGTTCTCAGCTGCAAAAGTggccaaaaccagaaaagaaaatgttgtaaaGAGCCTGGCTCCAGCCAAGAGCCCTGTGGGGAGAAGTAAGACAGAGAAGCCAACAGGGTACTCCAAGGCCCAATCTTGTCCTTCTGAGAAGCTGGTGGGCCCAGCCTTCTTGGATGGTCCCCAGTCTCTAGACAATAAGCTCTGGCTACACTCCAGACAAGCTGGCTCTGCCTCAGCCCCGGGCCACCCCCGCCACTGCCCTCGTCACTGTCCTCGAGAGGCTTGTGCCACCAAACCAGGGTACCCACCCTAG
- the CCL21 gene encoding C-C motif chemokine 21 precursor has product MAQSLALSLLILVLAFGIPGTQGSDGGAQDCCLKYSQRKIPAKVVRSYRKQEPSLGCSIPAILFLPRKRSQAELCADPKELWVQQLMQHLDKTPTPRKPVQGCRKDRGVPKNGKKGKGCKRTEQSQTPKGP; this is encoded by the exons ATGGCTCAGTCACTGGCTCTGAGCCTCCTTATCCTGGTTCTGGCCTTTGGCATCCCCGGGACCCAAG GCAGTGATGGAGGGGCTCAGGACTGCTGCCTCAAGTACAGCCAAAGGAAGATTCCCGCCAAGGTTGTCCGCAGCTACCGGAAGCAGGAACCAAGCTTAGGCTGCTCCATCCCAGCTATCCT GTTCTTGCCCCGAAAGCGCTCTCAGGCAGAGCTATGTGCAGACCCAAAGGAGCTCTGGGTGCAGCAGCTGATGCAGCATCTGGACAAGACACCAACCCCACGGAAACCAGTCCAGGGTTGCAGGAAGGACAGGGGGGTCCCCAAGAATGGCAAAAAGGGAAAGGGCTGCAAGAG GACTGAGCAGTCACAGACCCCTAAAGGGCCATAG